The Thalassotalea piscium sequence TTACTTAAATAAACAAGGTCCAACACTTAAACCATGCTTAATATTTACGTGGGTAAAACTGCCCGAGAAACACTATTAACTCAAGGTTTTAAACAAGACCTATTCACCTCAATGTTAGGCGCTAGCGGTGGGCCCAAGTGGTTTACGCTTTTTGGCTTAGATAAGTATTTATTTGGTGAGTTCTTTAAAGAAAGAAGTACTGAGCTTAACTTAATTGGCTCTTCTGCTGGTGCTTTTCGTTTTGCTGCTTTAAGTCAAAATGATCCTGTAACCGCTATCACTCGGCTTGCTAAGCATTATAGTGAGACTGTATATTCAAAAAAGGCAAATGCCCAAGAGATCACCACCAAAGCACGTGAATTACTAGCTGCTGTGTATGGTAAAGATGGGATAGAGCAAATTATTAACAACCCTATTTTTAAAGCACATTTCATTGTGGCACGTTGCCAAGGGCTAACAAGTTTTGAAGCCAAACCACTACAACTTTTAGGCTTAGTAACAAGTGTGATGCTCAACAAGGTTGATCGTGGCTTGTTACGCCATCAATATCAACGTATTGTTTTTCATCATCCAACAAGCCAATTAACCATAAGTGATAACCACCGCTTTAATGATGTTTATCAGCCGTTAACTCATGCAAATTTAGCCGATGCATTGTTAGCTTCTGGTTCGATACCGCTGGTGATGCAAGGTATTAAAGATATTAATGGTTGTGCCAAAGGAATGTATCGCGATGGTGGTATTATTGATTATCATTTTGACTTTCAGCTAAACCCTATTAATGGGTTAACTTTATACCCTCACTTTAATGCTAATCCAAAAGCAGGCTGGTTTGATAAAAGTTCAACTCGTGCTGTTAACATAAAACATTACGATAATACGGTAATGTTAGTGCCTTCTGATGAATTTATTCAGCAACTACCTTTTCAGAAAATACCTGACAGGAAAGACTTTACCGAGATGGATGCCGATACTCGCATTAAGTATTGGCGGAAGGTATTATCAGCAACAAATTATTTGGCAGAAGAGTTGGACAATATCATTCATCGTCCAAACTTATTAGCCAGTAAACTTAAAACAATTTAATGTTATACCAGTTTCATTAAATAAGTGATCTATTTTATACGAAGTGAAAATAGTCAAATACAAGGCATTTATTTTCATAACTAGTTGTTCTAATTATAAAATAAATAACGCAGTAGTTGATTGTTTTAACCAGTAGAAATGATCACATAATTAGTGAGATTGGTATTATTATAAACAGCCTCTGAAACGTTAAAAGGTAATTTCACCTTTTAGGTAATCTGCGCACTGCCCTGTTAATACCACTCTGTCCTCTAGTAATTGGCAATGTACTTCTCCACTTCGACTGGAGCATTGCTTACCGATCAATGTCGTTTTATTTAATTGCTTTGCCCAATACGGAGCCAATAAGCAATGAGCCGAGCCTGTAACAGGATCTTCTTCTACATTTAGTGTTGGGTAAAAGCATCGAGAAACAAAATCTGTGTCAGTTCCTCTGGCGGTAACAATAACACCACGACGATCTAATTTATTCCATGCAGTAAAATCAGGTTGAAGCGATTGTACTGCTTGCTCTGACTCTAACACGATAAAGTAGTCAAAATCTGCTAATAAAGCTATGGCTTTTGTGTCATTTAAACCATGGATAAGTGCTTGAGGAGGATCACATTTTTTCGGCATTGACGCTGGAAAGTTCATCGATAGCCCTGCACTGGTCTTTACAACAATTAGCTCACCGCTTTTAGTTATGAAACTTATTTTTTCTTGCGAGAATGCTAAATGCTCAAATAACACATGTGCAGTTGCTAATGTTGCATGTCCGCATAAATCAACTTCTTCAGCAGGAGTAAACCAACGCAACTCTACACTTTGGTCATGCTGAATAAAAAAAGCAGTTTCTGATAGGTTATTTTCTTGCGCTATTTTTTGTAATATCTCATCTGGCAACCATTCCTCAAGAGGTACAACAGCAGCAGGGTTTCCCTTAAACACAGCATTTGCAAAGGCATCAACTTGATAAATCGATAACTTTTGTTGATCTTTCATCTTTATTTCCATTTTTGGTAAATTGCGCAAGCAGCCCCTGCGGGATCTTTAATAACCGCATAACGATCATCACCCATTGTTTTAATTGCTGTTACGAGTTCTCCACCATTAGCTAAAACCTGTGCAACGGACTTGTCGATATCTTCAACTAAAAAATAAGGTAACCATGTCGGCGGTAAATTATTATTTACCCCTTGAGCGTGACAAATACCCGAAATAGTGTCGCCACTTTCAGGTGATGACATTGCATAATCATTATATTCACCCATTGATATTGATTCACTTTTCCAGCCAATAACTTGTTGGTAGAAATCTTTTACTGCTGTAGCATTTTTAACTGATAAGTCTATCCATGCCATATCGCCTATTGTTGATTTCATTGGTTTATTCCTATGATTAATTTATTAAATTTTAGGGTTTTTAGGGTAATAACGCTCTGGTAATTGATTTATTAGTTCAAAAAATCGTGTGTCTTTGTAAGGGAGTTTCATAAAGCCAGAGATTCCTAACCCCTCAATAGTGGGAAGTAATGTGATAATTTCGGCTAAATGCTCACTGAATTCTTGGGCTTTATCATGATTTAATAACCTTAAATAGCTATGAATTTTTAAATGCGTGGGCAGCACTTCAAAAATAATACAACCTGTATGGTGAATTTGGTTAAGTTTGGCTAATACAGCCATAATTGGCTCTGGCAAATATAAATATTCATCAGGGTCTTTACCATCTTCAAAGTATGAATGTAGTCGTGTAATGTCGTCTACTTCAGCCACATCACTAATAT is a genomic window containing:
- a CDS encoding VOC family protein, with the protein product MKSTIGDMAWIDLSVKNATAVKDFYQQVIGWKSESISMGEYNDYAMSSPESGDTISGICHAQGVNNNLPPTWLPYFLVEDIDKSVAQVLANGGELVTAIKTMGDDRYAVIKDPAGAACAIYQKWK
- a CDS encoding patatin-like phospholipase family protein; the protein is MLNIYVGKTARETLLTQGFKQDLFTSMLGASGGPKWFTLFGLDKYLFGEFFKERSTELNLIGSSAGAFRFAALSQNDPVTAITRLAKHYSETVYSKKANAQEITTKARELLAAVYGKDGIEQIINNPIFKAHFIVARCQGLTSFEAKPLQLLGLVTSVMLNKVDRGLLRHQYQRIVFHHPTSQLTISDNHRFNDVYQPLTHANLADALLASGSIPLVMQGIKDINGCAKGMYRDGGIIDYHFDFQLNPINGLTLYPHFNANPKAGWFDKSSTRAVNIKHYDNTVMLVPSDEFIQQLPFQKIPDRKDFTEMDADTRIKYWRKVLSATNYLAEELDNIIHRPNLLASKLKTI
- a CDS encoding PhzF family phenazine biosynthesis protein, which produces MKDQQKLSIYQVDAFANAVFKGNPAAVVPLEEWLPDEILQKIAQENNLSETAFFIQHDQSVELRWFTPAEEVDLCGHATLATAHVLFEHLAFSQEKISFITKSGELIVVKTSAGLSMNFPASMPKKCDPPQALIHGLNDTKAIALLADFDYFIVLESEQAVQSLQPDFTAWNKLDRRGVIVTARGTDTDFVSRCFYPTLNVEEDPVTGSAHCLLAPYWAKQLNKTTLIGKQCSSRSGEVHCQLLEDRVVLTGQCADYLKGEITF